One window of the Candidatus Zixiibacteriota bacterium genome contains the following:
- a CDS encoding putative Cytochrome c (Evidence 3 : Putative function from multiple computational evidences) translates to MYFLFVLKKIMNPPILHFRPNRYWSIIVILLAVILVSGNGAFGFHSGGVATCSSCHTLHNSQEGMPVDPNDISGNQWLLITSSASDLCLSCHGEQNGAVFGTNPLTPPPEKGAGNFVFLLEDNINDAPDGAINPINGDAAGHNINAPSRGVAADRTLITAPGGTFPASEMGCTSCHNPHGNNSFRYLNGVGTVQGGAATFAFPAPNAVGIDINGDPESNSHHTAYLNGMTQWCCNCHTGYIDGHQGTFSHPTDRPLSGRIVQQYDIYNGTADSVGGVAATAYLAEVPFEDGTNTTSSTAGPYPSSQLMCLSCHRAHASSAPYAGRWDFNVDLLSQDGVVSGSYPIPNPYISPTQKSLCYKCHPSGSG, encoded by the coding sequence TTGTATTTTCTATTCGTGCTGAAGAAAATCATGAATCCGCCGATCCTTCATTTCCGCCCGAACCGATATTGGAGCATAATTGTCATACTACTGGCGGTAATTCTGGTTTCCGGTAATGGTGCTTTCGGTTTTCATTCCGGAGGAGTCGCCACCTGCAGTAGTTGCCACACCCTGCACAACAGTCAGGAAGGGATGCCGGTCGATCCCAATGACATTTCCGGGAATCAATGGCTTTTAATTACGTCATCGGCCAGCGATCTCTGCCTTTCCTGCCACGGCGAACAGAACGGCGCGGTTTTTGGCACCAATCCTCTGACCCCGCCGCCGGAAAAGGGCGCCGGGAATTTTGTTTTTCTGCTGGAAGACAATATTAATGATGCCCCCGACGGGGCTATCAATCCGATCAACGGTGATGCCGCCGGGCACAATATAAATGCGCCATCGCGCGGTGTCGCCGCCGACCGCACCCTGATAACCGCCCCCGGAGGAACTTTTCCGGCATCGGAGATGGGATGCACGAGTTGTCACAATCCGCACGGGAATAACAGTTTCAGGTATCTTAACGGTGTCGGCACGGTCCAGGGCGGAGCGGCGACTTTTGCCTTTCCCGCCCCGAACGCGGTCGGAATCGATATCAACGGCGATCCGGAATCAAACAGCCATCATACGGCCTATCTGAATGGCATGACGCAATGGTGCTGCAATTGCCACACCGGCTATATCGACGGTCATCAGGGCACTTTCAGCCATCCCACCGACCGGCCGTTGAGCGGCCGAATTGTCCAGCAATACGATATCTACAACGGGACCGCTGATTCGGTTGGAGGGGTTGCCGCAACGGCCTACCTCGCGGAAGTTCCGTTTGAAGACGGGACCAATACGACATCATCGACCGCCGGGCCGTATCCTTCGAGCCAGTTGATGTGTCTATCCTGCCATCGGGCCCATGCGTCGTCGGCCCCCTACGCCGGCCGCTGGGATTTTAATGTCGACCTTTTAAGCCAGGATGGGGTGGTTTCGGGTTCCTATCCCATTCCGAATCCTTATATTAGCCCGACTCAGAAGTCGCTCTGCTATAAGTGTCACCCTTCCGGCTCGGGCTGA
- a CDS encoding conserved hypothetical protein (Evidence 4 : Unknown function but conserved in other organisms), giving the protein MADYSGYFESRKIALVGVSGSPRKFGNAVHRTLKDRGFEVFPVHPSLKEINGSRCFEHLGELPPEVSTLVVAVAPHTAVEVIREAIDSPMKRIWFQQGADFSQAAEAARNAGMEVVSNKCVLLYAPPVTGFHGFHRFLARLIGRL; this is encoded by the coding sequence ATGGCAGATTATTCCGGTTACTTTGAATCGAGAAAAATTGCATTGGTGGGGGTTTCCGGCTCCCCGCGAAAATTCGGCAACGCCGTGCATCGAACCCTGAAAGATAGGGGTTTTGAAGTTTTCCCGGTTCATCCGAGTTTGAAGGAAATCAACGGTTCGCGGTGCTTCGAGCATTTGGGCGAACTTCCGCCCGAAGTCAGTACGCTGGTGGTGGCGGTGGCGCCGCACACGGCGGTTGAGGTTATCCGGGAAGCGATTGATTCGCCGATGAAAAGAATCTGGTTTCAGCAGGGAGCCGATTTCTCGCAGGCGGCGGAGGCGGCCCGCAATGCCGGTATGGAAGTGGTATCGAACAAATGCGTTTTGCTTTACGCGCCGCCGGTGACCGGATTTCACGGCTTTCATCGATTTTTAGCCCGCCTCATAGGCCGGCTTTAA
- a CDS encoding hypothetical protein (Evidence 5 : Unknown function), giving the protein MFRFLILIFLIFIFPLSLCLANTTPIIGGPCGDVFETCGKIDIQFSAVDPDYGDTLIWSIFDITPSPPEGSITIGSKGLLTYQPAASDLGKEFHVTVNVTDRSGAFAPCHVTLRVPNDCCFEIEIQSPPMTLQGHHAYVPVVKKAGYGYIWGFDFLFGYDSHALSLMNIARGELFDTPGDYEWEYFTYRFVSTVGCSECPSGAIRVLAIANTNNGAHQPRNYAVNDNTTLFTLDFLVSNDRNLECEFIPIRFLWNDCDDNTIAYQNVLDQYQPIYSGCSRKVTDFDGTVITDNDTTFPTYSGIFDSCFAAASHPVKTRYVDFVDGGVEFACPIPIDVVGDVNLNGIKNEIGDAVLFTNYFVYGLPAFVINVEGQIKATDANRDGDCLRLEDLVYMTRIIVGDALPLGKFPRLAGDLDIFNFDGSISVNSPIGAFYAVFDGDVDITLGADAANMQMKTGFHDGQTFVLIYSFEPEQYCLGEILETPGQLIYAEAATYWGSKYQMNLLPTNFRVRNYPNPFNSSVVIEMFLPEACEWSIDIYNTQGQKTAAFGGNDPAGYKKVIWQPSGEASGIYFYKVRAGRFGATKKMVLLK; this is encoded by the coding sequence ATGTTTCGGTTTCTTATATTAATTTTTTTAATATTCATATTTCCGCTATCGCTATGTCTTGCCAATACAACACCCATTATCGGGGGACCGTGCGGCGATGTTTTCGAAACCTGCGGAAAGATCGATATCCAGTTTTCAGCGGTCGATCCCGATTATGGCGATACTCTGATATGGTCAATATTTGATATTACCCCGAGCCCTCCGGAAGGTTCTATCACTATCGGTTCTAAGGGGCTACTCACCTATCAGCCGGCGGCAAGCGATTTGGGTAAGGAGTTCCATGTGACGGTGAATGTCACGGATCGTTCCGGGGCCTTTGCCCCATGCCATGTCACCCTGAGAGTGCCAAATGATTGCTGTTTTGAGATAGAAATCCAGTCTCCGCCGATGACTTTGCAGGGTCATCATGCCTATGTCCCGGTGGTGAAGAAAGCCGGGTATGGATATATTTGGGGATTTGATTTCCTCTTCGGGTATGACAGCCACGCCCTTTCGCTGATGAATATAGCAAGGGGAGAGTTGTTTGACACTCCCGGTGACTATGAATGGGAATATTTTACTTATCGTTTCGTTTCAACTGTCGGATGCAGCGAATGCCCGTCGGGAGCCATCCGTGTACTTGCCATAGCCAACACTAATAACGGGGCGCATCAACCCCGGAATTATGCTGTCAATGACAATACCACCCTGTTCACTCTCGATTTTCTGGTGAGTAATGACAGAAATCTGGAATGCGAATTTATACCGATTCGATTTTTGTGGAATGACTGTGATGATAACACAATAGCGTATCAGAATGTTCTGGATCAGTATCAGCCGATTTATTCGGGCTGTTCAAGAAAAGTAACCGATTTTGACGGGACCGTAATCACGGACAATGATACGACTTTTCCGACTTATTCCGGTATTTTTGATTCCTGCTTTGCGGCGGCTTCCCATCCAGTGAAAACGCGCTATGTCGATTTTGTTGACGGGGGGGTGGAATTCGCCTGTCCCATTCCCATTGATGTTGTCGGCGATGTCAACCTCAATGGAATAAAAAACGAGATTGGCGATGCCGTGTTGTTCACCAATTATTTTGTTTATGGTTTGCCGGCTTTTGTCATAAATGTCGAAGGACAGATAAAGGCCACCGATGCCAATCGCGACGGCGATTGCCTTCGCCTGGAAGACCTGGTTTATATGACCAGAATTATTGTCGGCGATGCCCTTCCCTTGGGGAAATTTCCGCGCCTGGCCGGTGATCTCGATATTTTCAATTTCGATGGTTCTATCAGTGTCAATTCGCCGATAGGGGCTTTTTATGCCGTGTTCGACGGGGACGTGGACATTACCCTGGGTGCCGATGCCGCCAACATGCAAATGAAAACAGGATTTCATGACGGTCAGACGTTTGTTCTGATATATAGTTTTGAACCGGAGCAATATTGCCTCGGTGAAATTTTAGAAACCCCGGGGCAACTGATTTACGCCGAAGCCGCGACTTATTGGGGCAGCAAATATCAAATGAATTTGTTACCCACCAATTTCCGGGTGAGAAATTACCCGAATCCGTTCAATTCCTCGGTGGTTATCGAGATGTTCCTGCCGGAAGCCTGCGAGTGGAGCATTGACATTTATAATACGCAGGGGCAGAAAACGGCCGCATTCGGCGGAAACGATCCGGCGGGGTACAAGAAAGTAATCTGGCAGCCTTCGGGTGAGGCATCGGGGATTTATTTCTATAAAGTGCGGGCCGGCCGATTCGGCGCCACAAAGAAAATGGTGCTCCTGAAGTAG
- a CDS encoding hypothetical protein (Evidence 5 : Unknown function), giving the protein MRRHSCLGGLIVYVAINILFFSGAFCQTADETPIRFAVIGDRTGGHVAGIYEEIIKEVERLRPDFCITVGDHIEGYSTDTAVLESEWREYLEIVKPLTMPLYLTPGNHDITYDTALATYEKYAGKPYRSFDAEGLHFVILDNSRWETVQTLPGEQIDWLISDLSRNKGAKGTFVFYHKPFWYSGVARQLPDTLHNIFKKFGVTAVFSGHFHIYYSGRYDGILYTDVGSSGGETDPGPTGLQYHFVWVTVDKNGVEVAPIKLGSVLPENEVTADEMLTTERIDRDALTFSSPLIVKDNLDFRSGEVKLVIRNIVPQTEIQDTIRWEVPSGWTIIPAAAPISIKAGDSLLAQFAVEKSGPLYPTPTVSMRLPYAEGKYTTFKKWIPISRETPCPVSAEAPVIDGKLDEPCWKGPVATLYDSEGGPSKCDSTRFFFAGDKDYLYLAAVCGEKAMDSLRSTVAERDGPVYREDCVGYFFQPDITKPEVYQIYFNPIGTPFDQKITPQSDGTMVGDRSWNGTYDVKTIKGDGYWSIEIRVPLSQFGTAGKSGEEWGLNFRRKQFRVGASADWQIPIDYDPKSLGRLIWQ; this is encoded by the coding sequence ATGCGCAGGCATTCTTGTTTGGGGGGATTGATCGTATATGTTGCGATTAACATTCTGTTTTTCTCGGGTGCATTTTGCCAGACAGCAGACGAAACGCCGATTCGATTCGCGGTGATCGGCGATCGGACCGGCGGCCATGTGGCCGGAATCTATGAAGAAATCATCAAGGAAGTGGAGCGGCTCCGGCCGGATTTCTGTATCACGGTCGGGGATCATATCGAAGGATATTCCACCGATACGGCGGTTTTGGAGAGCGAGTGGCGCGAATATCTCGAAATTGTCAAGCCCTTGACGATGCCGTTATATCTGACGCCCGGTAATCATGATATTACCTATGATACCGCTCTGGCGACATACGAAAAATATGCAGGGAAACCGTACCGTTCTTTTGATGCAGAAGGTTTGCATTTTGTCATTCTTGATAATTCCCGCTGGGAGACAGTACAGACGCTTCCCGGCGAGCAGATTGATTGGCTGATCAGTGATTTAAGCCGGAATAAAGGGGCAAAGGGGACATTTGTCTTTTATCATAAACCTTTCTGGTATTCCGGGGTGGCCCGGCAATTGCCGGATACGCTTCATAACATTTTTAAAAAGTTCGGTGTGACCGCGGTCTTCTCCGGTCACTTTCACATTTATTATAGCGGCCGGTATGACGGGATTCTTTATACCGATGTCGGCAGTTCCGGGGGAGAAACCGATCCCGGCCCGACCGGACTGCAATATCATTTTGTCTGGGTGACAGTCGATAAGAACGGGGTGGAAGTCGCGCCGATAAAATTGGGCTCGGTACTGCCGGAGAACGAGGTGACCGCCGATGAAATGCTCACCACCGAGAGAATTGACCGCGACGCCCTGACTTTTTCATCGCCTTTGATTGTCAAAGATAATCTCGATTTCCGGAGCGGCGAAGTCAAACTGGTAATTAGAAATATCGTACCGCAAACGGAAATTCAGGATACTATCCGGTGGGAGGTCCCGTCCGGATGGACAATTATCCCTGCGGCCGCGCCGATTAGCATTAAAGCCGGGGACAGCCTGCTGGCGCAATTTGCAGTGGAGAAAAGCGGTCCATTGTATCCTACGCCGACCGTTTCAATGCGCCTGCCATACGCCGAAGGCAAGTACACGACTTTCAAGAAGTGGATTCCGATCAGCCGGGAGACGCCCTGCCCGGTGTCGGCAGAAGCGCCGGTGATTGACGGCAAATTGGATGAGCCCTGCTGGAAAGGACCGGTGGCGACGCTCTACGACTCCGAAGGGGGCCCGAGCAAGTGCGATTCGACGCGATTCTTTTTTGCCGGTGACAAAGATTATCTGTATCTCGCCGCTGTCTGCGGGGAAAAAGCGATGGATTCTCTGCGAAGCACGGTCGCCGAGAGGGACGGGCCGGTGTATCGCGAGGATTGCGTGGGATATTTCTTCCAGCCCGATATTACCAAACCGGAGGTATATCAAATCTATTTCAACCCTATCGGAACCCCGTTCGATCAGAAAATTACGCCGCAGTCCGACGGGACAATGGTCGGTGATCGCAGCTGGAACGGTACCTATGATGTAAAAACGATCAAAGGTGACGGATATTGGAGTATCGAAATCAGAGTCCCCTTAAGTCAATTCGGCACAGCCGGGAAATCCGGAGAAGAGTGGGGATTGAATTTCCGCCGGAAACAGTTCCGCGTGGGGGCCTCGGCCGACTGGCAGATTCCGATCGATTACGATCCGAAGTCATTGGGGAGACTTATATGGCAGTAA
- a CDS encoding GCN5-related N-acetyltransferase, giving the protein MTIIRRMRGREVNEFIRIAAEAYPGMKLFTAEERERARKRYLSRLEDRRISLWGAYRGTQMVGGMRYHDFNMNLFGKKILAGGVGMVAVDLRFKKERICKEMIQAYLEHYRDKNAPLAVLWPFRPDFYRKMGFGYGAKISQYRVKPEAIPKGQSKKHIRFFGKDDITALVDFYSRYCTTRNGMIEETRTGFRHIIEMSSNLWLAGYEKNGRISGFMNFGFAPAHEKSFVMNDIVVREMLYESREALSEMMTFLNSQSDQIAHVIINVVDDDFHNVFLDPRNGTNNMIPSVYHESNACGVGIMYRVLDTTGIWKVLEYHDFNGQSFRGKFNIIDTFLVENNKSLILEMDNGHAVLKKTGRCDFEVTIDISDFSSMLMGAIGFEKLWELGRAEISDNRYIAAVNKAFRCEKKPLCLAAF; this is encoded by the coding sequence ATGACCATAATTCGTCGGATGAGGGGCCGGGAGGTGAACGAATTTATCCGCATTGCCGCGGAAGCCTATCCGGGAATGAAATTGTTCACCGCAGAGGAGCGGGAACGGGCCCGGAAACGATATCTCAGCAGGCTGGAAGACAGGCGGATATCCCTATGGGGCGCGTATCGAGGGACGCAGATGGTGGGGGGTATGCGTTATCATGATTTTAATATGAATCTATTCGGCAAAAAGATCCTGGCTGGTGGCGTCGGTATGGTTGCCGTGGATCTTCGCTTCAAGAAGGAGCGCATCTGCAAAGAAATGATTCAGGCCTACCTGGAGCACTACCGCGACAAGAATGCCCCCCTGGCGGTGCTCTGGCCGTTTCGCCCCGATTTTTACCGTAAGATGGGATTCGGGTACGGCGCTAAAATCAGCCAGTACCGGGTCAAACCGGAAGCGATTCCGAAGGGGCAATCAAAAAAACATATTCGCTTTTTCGGCAAAGACGATATTACGGCCCTGGTTGATTTTTACAGCCGATACTGCACCACCCGCAACGGGATGATCGAAGAAACCAGGACCGGGTTCCGTCATATAATCGAAATGAGCAGTAATCTCTGGCTGGCCGGATATGAAAAGAACGGCAGGATATCCGGCTTTATGAATTTCGGATTTGCGCCGGCCCATGAGAAAAGTTTCGTGATGAATGACATCGTGGTGAGGGAGATGCTTTACGAAAGCCGCGAGGCGTTGAGCGAGATGATGACTTTCCTGAACAGTCAGTCCGACCAGATTGCCCATGTTATTATAAATGTGGTCGATGACGATTTTCACAATGTTTTTCTCGATCCCCGCAACGGAACCAATAACATGATACCGTCGGTTTACCATGAAAGCAACGCCTGCGGGGTGGGCATTATGTATCGTGTGCTTGATACGACAGGTATCTGGAAGGTGCTGGAATATCATGATTTCAACGGTCAGAGTTTTCGGGGAAAATTCAATATCATAGACACCTTTCTGGTAGAGAACAACAAGAGTCTCATACTGGAAATGGATAATGGTCATGCGGTCTTGAAGAAAACCGGTCGCTGTGATTTTGAAGTCACTATTGACATCTCCGATTTTTCTTCGATGCTTATGGGGGCGATCGGATTCGAAAAACTCTGGGAACTGGGTCGGGCCGAAATTTCTGACAACCGGTATATTGCCGCTGTTAATAAGGCCTTCCGGTGCGAGAAAAAGCCGCTCTGCCTGGCGGCGTTTTGA
- a CDS encoding exported hypothetical protein (Evidence 5 : Unknown function), which produces MKKSKILSVVLLSLVLMVLAGSALGDVEVGSGIAIGSTPNHYERDPELLMASSGTWFLIYARSQSTFAPGDNPDVLIYDIYYSTSTDQGNTWVECDASKRMTLPGANFWPGSICEADGKIWIFGTNLSTGDIYYQTSSDDGTAWTAPIQILTATQTVGAFHLNAVADGNNIWLFFAGWASTDGIYLLKYDGSTDSWSGPTQTLSGPYRMPRVIKEGATFRMVTTQWSVLSYHTSSDPSSGTWTTTDISGSAAPPGGSSADPSIAGDDHGNLWIAYAPWFSTDRQCLAYLYSNDNGASWYPGIPFTDAQSGANYWWDFRPYIAQYGEDMLFFAASEKNYPLVTRGPADIRMYRMPIASIGQPHFEFLNPAIYTVEFGQSINVRGGVYREQVVLDKPLHLLGHDRPLIQAPSQPLISYTIQENPARYEPIVFAYGGNNDGSNNISGTQTVELSINGFDIDGTNAGQSNRFTGILIRNCVNSVVSNNEIRNMLYSSGNPETFGIMAYGNSSVNINNNTVTDFTRGGIGANGDNGSLPDPNVVISGNIVNGRGPTAIGQWAQNGIQIGYAAGGTINSNYVSNIATLDPNWSASGVILYYPAPNAVVSRNDVSHCQGGLNAYFADNLTFSNDNSFSNNDFEFIWGGTGGVVDGNTFNLNNQALYISDAVDLTVRGNEFFDNSYGVIADGSCNNLQLLQNRLSGNIASAVVVQPYDIYEPTGVAIHGNEISGNNFGVENTTSAIIDASGNWWGDISGPGIGTPKLPVSGIPRPLAVDLHTVPQSHLNSIAGGLSDRSYAVTSISAGSGDLVTDNVDYSPWWGSDYVASNHLVPWRWYLDDVFNSSLQEAVNLATNGDTVNVLDGTYGDPVDIDGRGSLTFIGQSQLGTIFYPLATLGWNVSTYGTSRQTALRIVNSPGIIFRNMTFDFDMIKGNNVSGFLYWNASGTIADNFITNMNVLDLSGGYYELTFYARALAPDFSDLNRAQLVIENNTWTKTGRVGIVTHDFVNSLIERNSFDKIEDDFGYAIEMGSTSTGIIRDNTFRNYHTWALSDQSSASAIYIENSFTSGLGPLAKPVTIEDNEITACQFGIHIGNEFPGYAGDVDINATLTRNNIHDNAAPGSQSSGGVVIADEGYSAGSSVTVSMDLNHIERNEDYGVYIYTNGNGDIMTTMTNNLVADNYQGVLIKNFGSASGSRYVMNIHHNIFDNNLNAEDDAFGGYWDDGTAAGNCWSDFKLNSGYPTHYIIPGTLGASDRYPNIDCGTFCNCRPGDVNNNGAFNILDVSYIIVYLYRYGPEPIPYKICQGDPNVDCIVNILDVSYIINNLYHGGPALGNCASWMTDCGLPLRLAGEQTTFVPKVVTSEISQPKMSSFK; this is translated from the coding sequence GTGAAAAAATCAAAAATCCTTTCGGTCGTTCTTCTTTCACTAGTATTAATGGTGCTGGCCGGCTCGGCCCTCGGTGATGTCGAGGTCGGCTCCGGCATAGCGATCGGTTCCACGCCCAATCATTATGAGAGAGATCCGGAGCTTTTGATGGCTTCCAGCGGCACCTGGTTCCTCATATATGCCCGCTCCCAGAGCACTTTTGCCCCCGGAGACAATCCGGATGTTCTGATTTATGACATATATTACTCCACTTCAACGGATCAAGGCAATACCTGGGTCGAGTGTGATGCGTCCAAAAGAATGACACTTCCCGGCGCCAATTTCTGGCCCGGTTCAATTTGTGAGGCTGACGGCAAAATCTGGATTTTCGGCACCAATCTATCCACCGGGGACATATATTATCAGACCTCTTCCGATGATGGTACCGCCTGGACAGCTCCTATTCAGATCCTTACCGCTACCCAAACCGTCGGAGCGTTCCACCTCAATGCCGTCGCCGATGGAAACAATATCTGGCTGTTTTTTGCCGGATGGGCGTCCACCGATGGCATTTATCTTCTCAAGTATGACGGTTCTACTGATTCCTGGTCCGGCCCGACCCAGACTCTCTCGGGACCGTATCGCATGCCGCGCGTTATCAAGGAAGGCGCGACATTCAGGATGGTCACTACCCAGTGGTCGGTTCTGAGTTATCATACCTCGTCCGATCCATCGTCGGGGACCTGGACAACTACCGATATTTCCGGAAGCGCCGCCCCGCCCGGCGGTTCCTCCGCAGATCCGTCAATTGCCGGAGACGATCATGGCAATCTCTGGATCGCCTATGCCCCGTGGTTTTCGACCGATCGCCAGTGCCTGGCGTACTTGTATTCCAATGACAACGGCGCTTCCTGGTATCCCGGGATTCCTTTTACCGACGCTCAATCCGGAGCCAATTACTGGTGGGATTTCCGCCCGTATATTGCCCAATATGGCGAAGATATGCTTTTCTTTGCCGCCAGTGAAAAAAACTATCCTCTGGTGACGCGCGGCCCGGCAGATATTAGAATGTACCGCATGCCGATTGCGTCAATAGGCCAGCCCCACTTTGAATTCCTGAATCCCGCCATTTATACCGTGGAATTCGGCCAATCTATAAATGTTCGGGGCGGAGTGTATCGGGAGCAGGTGGTATTAGATAAGCCTCTTCACCTGCTGGGGCACGATAGACCTCTTATTCAAGCCCCTTCTCAGCCCTTGATCTCATATACCATTCAGGAAAATCCGGCCCGCTACGAACCGATCGTTTTTGCCTACGGCGGTAACAATGACGGTTCAAACAATATTTCGGGCACACAGACCGTTGAGCTGAGCATAAACGGTTTCGACATCGACGGCACCAATGCCGGGCAGTCCAACCGCTTTACCGGCATACTCATCCGCAACTGTGTGAATTCCGTCGTGAGTAACAACGAAATCAGAAACATGCTCTACAGTTCCGGCAATCCTGAAACCTTCGGCATTATGGCCTATGGTAATTCGAGCGTTAATATCAACAACAATACTGTGACTGACTTTACCCGCGGCGGTATCGGTGCCAATGGTGACAATGGTTCCCTGCCTGACCCCAATGTCGTAATCAGTGGAAATATTGTCAATGGCCGGGGCCCTACCGCTATTGGGCAGTGGGCTCAGAACGGCATTCAGATAGGTTACGCGGCCGGCGGCACCATTAATTCCAACTATGTCTCTAATATTGCCACCCTTGATCCCAATTGGTCAGCGTCCGGAGTAATACTGTATTATCCCGCGCCAAATGCTGTGGTAAGTCGAAACGACGTCAGCCATTGCCAGGGCGGATTGAATGCCTATTTCGCCGACAATCTTACCTTCAGTAACGATAACAGTTTTTCCAACAATGATTTCGAATTCATCTGGGGCGGAACCGGTGGCGTTGTGGATGGCAATACATTCAATTTAAACAATCAGGCTCTATATATTTCCGACGCCGTCGATCTGACCGTCCGGGGCAATGAATTCTTCGACAACAGCTATGGCGTCATCGCGGACGGTTCCTGCAACAATCTTCAACTTCTCCAAAATAGACTTAGTGGCAATATCGCTTCCGCTGTTGTCGTTCAACCCTATGACATATATGAACCGACAGGTGTGGCCATCCACGGTAATGAAATCAGCGGAAACAATTTTGGCGTCGAAAATACCACTTCCGCCATTATTGACGCTTCCGGAAATTGGTGGGGCGACATATCCGGCCCGGGAATTGGCACGCCTAAATTGCCGGTTTCCGGTATCCCGCGCCCTCTGGCCGTAGATTTGCATACCGTGCCGCAGTCTCATTTGAATTCCATTGCGGGCGGTCTTTCGGACCGGTCTTACGCCGTAACCTCAATCAGTGCCGGAAGCGGCGACCTTGTCACCGACAACGTCGATTATTCTCCCTGGTGGGGAAGCGACTATGTCGCCAGCAATCATCTTGTCCCGTGGCGCTGGTACCTCGATGATGTCTTCAATTCATCATTGCAGGAAGCCGTCAATCTGGCGACAAACGGCGATACGGTTAATGTCCTCGATGGCACCTACGGTGATCCGGTCGATATTGACGGCCGCGGCAGTCTTACTTTCATCGGGCAGAGCCAGCTGGGCACGATATTTTACCCCCTGGCGACCCTCGGCTGGAATGTCTCAACCTACGGGACTTCGCGCCAGACCGCGCTTCGGATAGTCAATTCCCCCGGGATAATATTCCGAAACATGACATTCGATTTCGATATGATTAAGGGCAATAATGTTTCCGGCTTCCTGTACTGGAATGCCTCCGGTACCATCGCCGATAATTTTATCACCAATATGAATGTCCTCGATCTGTCGGGAGGTTATTATGAACTGACCTTCTATGCGCGTGCTCTCGCGCCCGACTTTTCCGATCTTAATCGGGCCCAGTTGGTGATAGAAAATAACACCTGGACCAAAACCGGACGGGTCGGTATAGTCACGCATGACTTCGTCAATTCCCTGATCGAAAGAAATTCATTCGACAAAATCGAAGACGATTTCGGTTACGCCATCGAAATGGGGTCAACTTCGACCGGTATCATACGCGACAACACGTTCCGCAATTATCATACCTGGGCCTTGTCCGATCAGTCTTCAGCGTCCGCCATTTATATCGAAAACAGTTTTACTTCCGGCCTCGGCCCTCTGGCCAAACCGGTGACGATTGAAGATAACGAAATAACGGCCTGCCAGTTCGGGATACATATCGGCAATGAATTTCCCGGCTATGCCGGTGACGTCGATATTAATGCCACTCTTACGCGGAACAATATTCACGATAACGCCGCCCCCGGTTCGCAATCGAGCGGCGGAGTCGTGATTGCCGATGAAGGTTACAGCGCGGGCTCCTCGGTGACGGTTTCCATGGATCTTAATCATATCGAACGCAATGAAGATTATGGAGTCTATATTTATACCAACGGGAACGGCGATATCATGACGACCATGACCAATAATTTGGTGGCCGATAATTATCAGGGAGTCTTAATCAAGAATTTCGGGTCCGCATCGGGAAGCCGCTACGTCATGAATATCCATCACAATATTTTCGATAATAATTTGAACGCCGAAGATGATGCTTTCGGCGGATACTGGGATGACGGCACGGCGGCGGGAAACTGCTGGAGCGATTTCAAACTCAACAGCGGCTACCCGACCCATTACATCATTCCCGGCACTCTCGGCGCAAGCGATCGCTATCCGAATATCGATTGCGGAACCTTCTGCAACTGCCGTCCCGGCGATGTCAACAACAACGGCGCCTTCAATATTCTGGATGTATCCTATATAATAGTCTATCTATATCGGTACGGACCGGAACCGATACCCTACAAGATCTGCCAGGGCGATCCGAACGTCGATTGTATCGTTAATATTCTGGATGTCAGTTATATTATTAACAACCTGTACCACGGCGGTCCCGCCCTGGGCAATTGCGCCAGTTGGATGACCGATTGCGGGCTGCCCCTGAGATTGGCCGGAGAACAAACCACCTTTGTGCCGAAGGTCGTGACTTCCGAAATTTCACAGCCAAAGATGAGTTCTTTCAAATAG